GGCAAGCCGTAACGTCCCACGGTGCACACGACAAGCAGACATTGACATGGGAAACCCGCCCGCATCGGTGCACGATGCGGGCGGATCGCTTACTGGAATTGAACGTGTGCGTGAGGCGGGTTGAGGGGCCGTGCCCGCCGCAGGCTGCTGATACCGAGCGAGGGTGATTGCTTGCGCTCGTGTCATTCTGCGCTTGTCTTCGTGTCATCCTGAGCGAAGCGAAGGATGACATACACTGCTCAGGATGACCCATGCGGGAGAGCCTAACCGCACGTGACATGAGCGCAGACGGGTCATTGACTCATGCCGAAACACGCCCCGTATGGCGCCATGCCTGCTGTGCGCTTATCATGCGCCTGCGGACCCGATCAGGGAAGGGAGGACCGATGACAGCCGCGGATATCGAGCGCTACCGACGCAATCTGCAGGCAGAGATCGAAGGGGTGGCTCTCTACCGGACGCTGAGCGAGGTCGAGCCGTCGCCGGAGCTGGGCACGGTCTATGCGCGCCTGGCGGAGACCGAGGAGCGGCACGCTGCGTACTGGCGCGACAAGCTGCGCGAGGCAGGAGCGACCGGTCCTGAGCCGGGGATTGGCTGGCGTACCCGGTTGCTGATGTGGCTCGCGCGGCGGTTCGGTCCGGCACTGGTGCTGCCGACGGTGATCGGCAACGAGCAGAGCGACAGCCACAAGTACGACACACAGCCCGACGCCCGCGGTGCCGGGCTCGCGGCCGATGAGCGCTCGCACGCCCGCCTGTTCCGCATGATCGGGCGGGTGACTCCGTCAGGCGTGCCCGGGAGTGCGATCGCCCAGTTCGAAGGGCGTCACCGAGCGGCCGGGGGCAACGCTCTGCGCGCTGCGGTGCTCGGGGCCAACGATGGCCTGGTATCGAACGTCAGCCTGGTCATGGGCGTGGCGGGCGCCGACCTGGCGCCCCGGAGCATCCTCGTGACCGGCCTTGCCGGGCTGCTGGCTGGTTCCCTCTCCATGGCGATGGGCGAGTGGCTCTCGGTCCAGAGCGCGCGGGAACTCTATGAGCACCAGATCGCGGTCGAGCGGGAAGAGCTGGAAGCCTTCCCCGACGAAGAGATCGAGGAGCTGACCCTTATCTTCCGTTCGCGCGGCATGGACGAAGCGGCCGCTCGGGCGCTGGCTCAACGGATGACCGGCGACCCCGCTGTCGCACTTGACACACTTGCGCGCGAGGAGCTGGGGATCAACCCGGAGGAGCTGGGCGGCTCTGCGTGGGAGGCCGCGATCTCCTCGTTCCTGCTCTTCGCCATCGGCGCAATCATCCCGGTCTTCCCGTATTTCTTCACGGGCGGCCTGACCGCCGTGGGGATCAGCCTCGCCCTGACGGCGGTCGCGCTCTTCCTCATCGGCGCCGGGATCACCGTCATCACGGGCCGCAACGCTCTCTACTCCGGCCTTCGGCAGGTCGCCATCGGCAGCGCCGCCGCGCTCATCACCTTCGCGATCGGCCGCCTCGTCGGCGTCAGCATGATCGGCTGAGGGGCGCGCTGCTCCATAGGGCTGCCGGCAAGCGGGCGGCGACGGCATCACGGCGTCGCCGCCCAGCGTGCTGTCGCTTATTCGATGCGCGTCGTCCTACTCCTCCCGTAGGGGGACGTGGATCCGGGGGCGTTCTTCGTAGTCGTCCATCTCGGTTGTTTGGAAGACATAGCGGGCGGCGAGGCTGGTGGAGGCGGCGGCGACGTTGCCGTGCCGGTCCATGGCGACGATGTTCATGACGTTGTCGCGCTCGGCGTAGGGGTCGACGAGGGCACGCAGGTCGAGCATCGCCGTGCGGAGGGCGTCCTCCAGCGTCATGCCCTGGCGCAGGTAGGTGACGACGCTGTGGGCGGAGGCGGCTCGGATCGCCATCTCGCCGCGGCCGGTGCAGGCGGCGGCGCCGAAGCGCGAGTCGGCGTAGTTGCCGGCGCCGATGATGGGAGAGTCGCCCAGGCGGCCGGGCCACTTGAAGCCCCAGCCGCTGGTGGAGACGGCGCTGGCGATGTTGCCCTGGGTGTCGCGGACGATGACGTTGGTGGTGCCGAAGATCTCCTTGTGGAGGAGCTTCGTCCAGTCCTTGACGACGCTCATGTAGAGGCTGAACTGGTCCTCGTAGGTTTCGCCCTCTACCGGTCCGCCGTCCTCACCGAGGATGTGGCGCCGCCACTCCTGCTCCGCCTCCTCGGTCAGGAGGTTGGCGGTCTGGAAGCCGTGGACGCGGGCGAAGAGCTCGGCACCCTCGCCGACCAGCATCACGTGGGGCGTGACCTCCATGACCTTACGGGCGATCTCGATCGGGTGGGGGTAGTTCTTGACGGCGCCGACCGCGCCCGCCGCGAGGGTCGTGCCGTCCATGATGCTGGCGTCGAGCTCGACCTGCCCGAGGATGTTGGGGATCCCGCCCGTGCCGACGCTGTGGTCCTCGAGGTTGTCCTCGATCACTTTGACCGCCGCAACGGCGGCGTCGAGCGCGCTCCCGCCCGCGCGCAGGATCTCCATCGCCGCGGGGAACCCGACCCGGGAGTTGTAGCTCCCGACGATGACGCCGACCTGTGCTCCGCTTCCCACCTCGCTGCCCTTCCCTCTCCGGGTGCCGCGCCCGGCGCTCCGGGCGCGGTTTCGCTTGCGCTCCGATCTCGTGCCGGGATTGTAGCCGAAGCCGGACGGCGTGGGCGGTGGTCAGTCGCTGAGCTGGTCGAGGTGGGTGAGGAGGTCATCGACGGTGGGGATGTCGCGCATCGAACGGCCGTCGTGGCGGAAGCGGATCACCCCGGCGGGTTCGACGATGAGCACCGCCGGCATGCGGCCGAAACGGAGCAAGCGGACCTGCTGGCCGTAACGCCTGGCTACCGCGTGGCCGGGGTCGGTCAGGCCGGGGAAGGGGATGTGCTCCCGCTCCCAATAGGTGCGCACGGCATCCGGGCGGTCTGGAGCGATGGCGAGGATCTCAGCGCCGCGCTCTTGGAACTGCTGATAGTTGTCGCGCAACTGCGCGAGCTGCCGGCGGCAGTGTGGTCAAAGCAGCCCGCGTAGGAACACCAGCACGACGGGGCCGCGCTGGAGCACCTCAGAGAGGCGGATATCCCGCCCGTGCGTGTCGCGCAGCGTGAAA
This genomic window from Sphaerobacter thermophilus DSM 20745 contains:
- a CDS encoding VIT1/CCC1 transporter family protein, encoding MTAADIERYRRNLQAEIEGVALYRTLSEVEPSPELGTVYARLAETEERHAAYWRDKLREAGATGPEPGIGWRTRLLMWLARRFGPALVLPTVIGNEQSDSHKYDTQPDARGAGLAADERSHARLFRMIGRVTPSGVPGSAIAQFEGRHRAAGGNALRAAVLGANDGLVSNVSLVMGVAGADLAPRSILVTGLAGLLAGSLSMAMGEWLSVQSARELYEHQIAVEREELEAFPDEEIEELTLIFRSRGMDEAAARALAQRMTGDPAVALDTLAREELGINPEELGGSAWEAAISSFLLFAIGAIIPVFPYFFTGGLTAVGISLALTAVALFLIGAGITVITGRNALYSGLRQVAIGSAAALITFAIGRLVGVSMIG
- a CDS encoding redoxin domain-containing protein — translated: MIRPEHPTTAPDFTLRDTHGRDIRLSEVLQRGPVVLVFLRGLL
- a CDS encoding N(4)-(beta-N-acetylglucosaminyl)-L-asparaginase translates to MGSGAQVGVIVGSYNSRVGFPAAMEILRAGGSALDAAVAAVKVIEDNLEDHSVGTGGIPNILGQVELDASIMDGTTLAAGAVGAVKNYPHPIEIARKVMEVTPHVMLVGEGAELFARVHGFQTANLLTEEAEQEWRRHILGEDGGPVEGETYEDQFSLYMSVVKDWTKLLHKEIFGTTNVIVRDTQGNIASAVSTSGWGFKWPGRLGDSPIIGAGNYADSRFGAAACTGRGEMAIRAASAHSVVTYLRQGMTLEDALRTAMLDLRALVDPYAERDNVMNIVAMDRHGNVAAASTSLAARYVFQTTEMDDYEERPRIHVPLREE